In a genomic window of Hyphomonas sp.:
- a CDS encoding sigma-54 dependent transcriptional regulator, with the protein MAKTVLVIDDDPTQRRLLQAAVEKAGFACRTAPDGEAGLALASDPKDGIDVVLLDLTMPGLSGMDTLERLAAKRADLPVIMLTATSGIDTIVQSMRRGAVDFIVKPANPERVVVSIQNALKLQTLSGEVKRLSRKAEGGMSFDDMIASAAPMRQVVRLAERAASSDIPVLILGESGVGKEVVARCIQGASGRAGKPFVTVNCGAIPENLVESILFGHEKGAFTGAVSKALGKFVEADGGTLFLDEVGELPLDAQVKLLRALQEGEVDAVGSRRPTKVDVRIISATNRDLSQQVTEGTFREDLFYRLNVYPIDMPSLRERRDDIPALVEHFVSRFNASEGAKVAGVADDTMKMLYAYDWPGNVRQLENAVFRAVVLCDGDQLRPQDFPQISGQMPDVASLPASPLAAVATAAETAEVTGSGPVAIQDEAGELRTLSDIERDILQYAIDFYEGHMSEVSRRLGIGRSTLYRKVREYDLDVRHEREAS; encoded by the coding sequence ATGGCCAAGACGGTTCTGGTGATTGATGATGATCCGACGCAGCGCCGCCTGCTGCAGGCGGCGGTCGAGAAGGCCGGCTTTGCCTGCCGGACGGCGCCGGATGGCGAGGCTGGCCTGGCGCTGGCATCCGACCCGAAAGACGGCATTGATGTCGTATTGCTTGACCTGACCATGCCCGGCCTGTCCGGCATGGACACGCTGGAGCGGCTGGCCGCGAAACGCGCAGACCTGCCGGTGATTATGCTGACCGCAACCAGCGGCATCGACACGATTGTCCAGTCCATGCGCCGCGGCGCGGTGGATTTCATCGTGAAGCCCGCCAATCCGGAACGCGTGGTTGTGTCGATCCAGAATGCCCTGAAGCTGCAAACCCTGTCGGGTGAGGTGAAGCGCCTGTCCCGCAAGGCGGAAGGCGGCATGAGCTTTGACGACATGATCGCCAGCGCCGCGCCGATGCGCCAGGTGGTGCGTCTGGCCGAACGGGCCGCGAGTTCCGACATTCCGGTTCTGATCCTGGGCGAAAGCGGCGTCGGCAAGGAAGTGGTCGCGCGTTGCATCCAGGGCGCCTCCGGCCGGGCCGGAAAGCCGTTCGTGACCGTCAATTGCGGCGCGATCCCGGAGAACCTGGTCGAATCCATCCTGTTCGGTCACGAGAAGGGCGCGTTCACCGGTGCCGTGTCGAAGGCGCTCGGCAAGTTTGTCGAGGCCGATGGCGGCACGCTGTTCCTGGACGAAGTCGGCGAATTGCCGCTGGACGCACAGGTCAAACTGCTCCGGGCCCTGCAGGAAGGGGAGGTGGACGCTGTCGGCTCCCGCCGTCCGACCAAGGTGGATGTGCGCATCATTTCCGCGACCAATCGGGACCTGTCGCAACAAGTGACCGAGGGCACGTTCCGGGAAGACCTGTTCTATCGCCTGAACGTGTATCCGATCGACATGCCGAGCCTGCGCGAGCGCCGGGATGACATTCCGGCCCTGGTCGAGCATTTCGTCAGCCGGTTCAATGCCAGCGAAGGCGCGAAAGTGGCCGGCGTGGCCGACGACACGATGAAGATGCTGTATGCCTATGACTGGCCGGGCAATGTGCGCCAGCTGGAGAATGCCGTCTTCCGCGCCGTTGTGCTGTGCGATGGCGACCAGCTGCGCCCGCAGGATTTTCCGCAGATTTCCGGTCAGATGCCGGATGTTGCCAGCCTGCCGGCCTCGCCGCTGGCCGCGGTGGCGACGGCCGCCGAGACGGCCGAGGTGACAGGCAGCGGCCCGGTGGCCATCCAGGACGAGGCCGGCGAGCTGCGTACGCTGAGCGATATCGAACGCGATATCCTTCAGTATGCGATTGATTTCTACGAGGGCCATATGAGTGAAGTGTCGCGCCGGCTGGGGATCGGCCGCTCGACGCTGTACCGCAAGGTCCGCGAATACGATCTCGACGTGCGCCACGAGCGCGAGGCGAGCTAG